Proteins encoded in a region of the Neodiprion lecontei isolate iyNeoLeco1 chromosome 5, iyNeoLeco1.1, whole genome shotgun sequence genome:
- the LOC107221193 gene encoding ribonuclease P protein subunit p25-like protein isoform X1 — protein MTNEMARKSRSKKKLLLQKSGDVVKTPIPIPNLPEKFLWMHVNSGTKIKNVLSYALKEIPGYNCIVWSGAGQGIGKVITCAEICKRNHPSLHQITKLRYVKSKKAAVVEKSKGNMADLGVPELHILLSKDPLDSRELGHQSSIDEPGMFSSRRSDPKTSGENDQQDSDTVVIDGIRELQPSTSKLSSVATEEFAAMGLRTAQKRTRKGQRASETSSGSKSRKKGKA, from the exons ATGACGAACGAA aTGGCGAGAAAATCGAGGTCAAAAAAGAAGCTCCTCCTCCAAAAATCAGGGGACGTCGTTAAAACTCCGATACCGATACCAAATTTACCGGAGAAATTTTTGTGGATGCAC GTGAACAGCGgtaccaaaataaaaaacgtacTAAGCTACGCTCTGAAGGAAATACCCGGTTACAATTGTATCGTCTGGTCAGGTGCGGGTCAAGGGATAGGTAAGGTGATTACCTGCGCCGAaatttgcaagagaaatcatCCAAGTCTTCATCAAATCACGAAGCTTCGTTATGTCAA ATCGAAAAAGGCTGCAGTGGTAGAAAAAAGCAAAGGTAACATGGCTGATCTCGGTGTTCCAGAGCTACATATTTTGCTGTCGAAGGATCCTCTCGATTCCCGGGAGcttgg TCATCAGTCGTCGATCGACGAACCAGGAATGTTTTCGTCGCGTCGTTCGGACCCAAAAACTTCCGGTGAAAATGATCAGCAAGATTCTGATACCGTCGTTATTGACGGTATAAGGGAGCTACAACCGTCGACGAGCAAGTTATCGAGCGTAGCTACAGAGGAATTTGCAGCTATGGGTTTGCGAACCGCGCAGAAGAGAACCCGTAAAGGACAACGGGCGAGTGAAACGTCGTCGGGTAGCAAGAGTAGAAAGAAGGGAAAAGCATGA
- the LOC107221190 gene encoding aromatic-L-amino-acid decarboxylase isoform X1, whose translation MDVEEFRIRGKEMVDYIAEFVSTIHGRRVTPDVGPGYLRPMLPAEAPREPESWEDIMRDVESKIMPGITHWQHPRFHAYFPAGNSFPSILGDMLSDAIGCIGFSWAASPACTELETIVCDWFGKAIGLPNDFLYFSEGSRGGGVIQGSASECVLVCMLAARAQAITRLKESQAHAHLDEASLLGKLMAYCSRESHSCVEKDAMICFVKLRILEPDERSILRGDTVRQAIEADVAEGYVPFFVSTTLGTTACCSFDNLKEIGPVCKKWPGIWLHVDAAYAGNSFICPELKQYMAGIEHADSFNTNPNKFLLTNFDCSCLWVRNRFKLTGALVVDPLYLQHTHADTAIDYRHWSIPLSRRFRSLKLWCVFRSYGISGLQAYIRGHISLAKRFESLVKKDSRFEVCNDVVLGLVCFRAKGTDKLNQKLLSVINDSGKIHMIPARVNQRYTIRFALAAPNATESDVDYAWSIITDFASELLESKDVMDELADIREKKRKATLEQRRSFFVRMVSDPAIQPGFTKTPNQSNAKLGTQATICGTEANSAPPTVWVFSLNNFIFDSIIVAQVMFLIRRHSWISWPLAYLLQSRDSNSDTGELSLRFRHLDTMVRLKANSGNSSRRGSSTGCSPEPSPSASPSRGRSPNGCS comes from the exons ATGGACGTCGAAGAGTTTCGCATACGGGGCAAGGAGATGGTCGATTACATCGCTGAATTCGTCAGCACCATCCACGGGAGGCGTGTCACTCCAGATGTAGGTCCCGGATACTTGCGGCCGATGCTTCCGGCCGAAGCTCCCCGCGAGCCCGAGTCCTGGGAGGACATAATGCGGGACGTAGAGTCGAAGATAATGCCGGGT ATCACTCACTGGCAGCATCCGAGATTTCACGCCTATTTTCCGGCCGGGAATTCCTTCCCTTCGATCCTCGGAGATATGCTTTCGGACGCTATTGGCTGCATTGGATTTTCGTGG GCCGCCAGTCCCGCCTGCACCGAGCTGGAGACGATAGTCTGCGATTGGTTTG GCAAGGCCATCGGACTTCCAAACGACTTCCTGTACTTCAGCGAAGGCAGCAGAGGGGGTGGCGTGATTCAG GGATCAGCCTCCGAGTGTGTTTTGGTTTGTATGCTGGCTGCGAGAGCCCAGGCGATAACCAGGCTCAAGGAATCACAGGCCCATGCCCACCTCGACGAAGCGAGCCTCTTGGGGAAGCTGATGGCCTACTGCAGTCGGGAGAGTCACAGCTGCGTCGAGAAGGACGCGATGATCTGCTTCGTCAAGCTCCGGATCCTCGAGCCAGACGAGCGGAGCATTTTGAGGGGAGACACCGTGCGTCAG GCAATCGAGGCCGACGTGGCTGAGGGTTACGTTCCATTTTTTGTGTCCACCACTCTCGGAACGACAGCTTGTTGCTCATTCGACAACCTCAAAGAGATCGGCCCAGTGTGCAAAAAATGGCCCGGT ATTTGGCTACACGTGGACGCCGCTTATGCCGGGAACTCGTTCATCTGCCCGGAGCTGAAGCAGTACATGGCTGGGATAGAGCACGCCGATTCGTTCAACACAAATCCGAACAAGTTCCTCCTGACAAACTTCGATTGCTCGTGTCTCTGGGTGCGGAATCGGTTCAAGTTGACCGGCGCCTTGGTTGTCGACCCTCTTTACCTCCAGCATACTCACGCCGATACCGCGATCGACTACAG GCACTGGAGTATCCCTCTGAGCAGGCGATTTCGCTCCCTAAAATTGTGGTGCGTGTTCAGAAGCTACGGAATATCCGGACTCCAGGCGTACATTCGGGGTCACATTAGTCTGGCGAAGAGGTTCGAGTCGCTTGTGAAGAAGGACTCGAGGTTCGAAGTCTGTAACGACGTCGTG CTCGGACTGGTTTGCTTCCGGGCGAAAGGCACGGACAAACTGAATCAGAAGCTTCTGAGCGTGATCAACGATTCGGGAAAAATTCACATGATTCCAGCCCGAGTCAATCAGCGATACACGATACGATTCGCCCTGGCAGCACCAAACGCTACTGAATCGGACGTCG ATTACGCCTGGAGCATTATCACGGACTTTGCATCGGAACTCCTCGAGTCCAAG GACGTGATGGACGAGCTCGCCGACATTCgggagaagaagaggaaggcCACTCTGGAGCAGCGGAGGTCATTCTTCGTCCGAATGGTCTCTGATCCGGCGATCCAGCCGGGCTTCACGAAGACCCCGAATCAGTCGAACGCGAAGCTCGGAACCCAGGCGACGATCTGCGGAACGGAGGCCAACAGCGCGCCCCCGACAGTGTGGGTATtttcgttgaataattttattttcgactcAATAATAGTAGCTCAAGTCATGTTCCTCATCCGCAGGCACTCCTGGATATCTTGGCCGTTGGCCTACCTCCTCCAGTCACGTGACTCGAATTCGGACACCGGGGAACTCTCGCTGAG GTTTCGACACTTGGACACGATGGTTCGACTCAAGGCGAACAGCGGCAACAGCAGCCGTCGGGGAAGCAGCACCGGGTGCAGCCCCGAACCCTCGCCTTCGGCTTCTCCGTCCAGAGGCCGAAGTCCGAACGGATGTTCGTAA
- the LOC107221192 gene encoding peptidyl-prolyl cis-trans isomerase H — protein MPTWNQIQSQLRNPNNPVVFFDVSVGTTEIGRMIFELFEDVCPKTSENFRQFCTGEYRRDGVPLGFKGAIFHRVIKDFMIQGGDFVNGDGTGVLSIYGGSTFPDENFILKHDSSGLLSMANSGKDTNGCQFFITCAKCNFLDGKHVVFGRVIDGLLVMRKVENVPTGPNNKPKIPVTISQCGQI, from the exons ATGCCAACCTGGAACCAGATTCAGTCCCAGCTTCGCAACCCGAACAACCCGGTTGTCTTCTTCGACGTCTCCGTCGGCACGACGGAAATCGGACGAATGATATTTGAGCTCTTCGAGGATGTTTGTCCGAAGACGTCGGAGAATTTCCGACAGTTCTGCACCGGGGAGTACAGGAGAGACGGGGTGCCGCTCGGATTCAAGGGGGCGATTTTTCATCGGGTAATTAAAGACTTCATGATCCAGGGCGGAGACTTTGTCAATGGCGACGGTACCGGGGTGCTCAGCATATACGGGGGAAGCACATTTCCCGACGAGAATTTCATCCTCAAACACGACTCGTCGGGCTTGTTGTCGATGGCCAACAGCGGCAAGGACACCAACGGTTGTCAGTTCTTCATCACCTGTGCCAAGTGCAATTTTTTGGATGGTAAACACGTCGTGTTTGGCAGAGTTATCGACGGACTTTTGGTCATGAGAAAAGTTGAGAATGTGCCTACGGGACCGAACAATAAGCCTAAGATACCAGTCACCATATCGCAGTGTGGTcaaat CTGA
- the LOC107221191 gene encoding tyrosine decarboxylase → MDVEEFRVRGKEMVEYICEYLRNIESNRVTSNVEPGYLRPLLPAEAPMKPESWDDIMKDVDSKIMPGITHWQHPRFHAYFPSGNSYPSILGDMLSDAIGCIGFSWAASPACTELETVVLDWFAKAMDLPEEFLSETEESKGGGVIQSSASECILVTMLAARNQAIRILKEQDPGTEESAFLPRLVAYCSTESHSCVEKAAMISLVKLRVLEPDDKCSLRGETLEAALKKDVAEGLVPFFVSTTLGSTGCCSFDNLEEIGPVCKQYPNLWLHVDGAYAGSSFICPELRHLMAGIDHADSFNTNTNKWLLVNFDCSCLWVKDRVKLTSALVVDPLYLQHANSGESIDYRHWGVPLSRRFRALKLWFVIRSYGISGLQNYIRNHIKLAKRFEALMRKDTRFDVVNDVRVGLVCFRLKGSDTLNQELLANINASGKLHMIPSRVKEQYIIRFCVVREHATEEDIDYAFDVIEEHSTEVLLAHFEKPQTPEIIVKSPKTPPPLSKRLSRRLSFTRSVSRDTYRRSLSRSSLHDGATPIMVVDDDPEGDIIEEDVFCNSR, encoded by the exons ATGGACGTCGAAGAGTTTCGTGTTCGCGGCAAGGAGATGGTCGAGTACATATGCGAGTACCTCAGAAACATCGAATCGAATCGAGTCACTTCGAACGTCGAACCCGGGTATCTGCGGCCCCTGCTTCCGGCGGAAGCTCCGATGAAACCCGAATCATGGGACGACATAATGAAGGACGTTGACAGCAAAATAATGCCAGGG ATAACCCACTGGCAGCATCCACGTTTCCACGCTTACTTCCCATCTGGAAATTCGTACCCATCGATCCTGGGAGACATGCTTTCGGACGCAATTGGATGCATCGGTTTCTCCTGGGCTGCGAGTCCGGCTTGTACAGAGTTGGAAACGGTGGTCCTCGACTGGTTCGCCAAGGCGATGGATCTGCCCGAGGAATTCCTTTCCGAAACGGAAGAGTCAAAGGGTGGTGGAGTAATCCAGAGCTCGGCTTCCGAGTGCATCCTCGTGACGATGCTCGCTGCGAGGAACCAAGCAATAAGGATACTCAAGGAGCAGGACCCCGGAACCGAGGAGTCAGCCTTCCTGCCCAGACTGGTGGCCTACTGTTCCACAGAGTCCCACTCCTGCGTCGAGAAGGCGGCGATGATAAGTCTGGTGAAACTCCGGGTCCTCGAACCTGACGACAAGTGCTCCTTGCGGGGCGAGACGCTGGAGGCCGCGCTGAAGAAGGACGTGGCTGAGGGTTTGGTGCCCTTTTTCGTCTCGACGACCCTCGGCTCGACCGGCTGCTGCTCCTTCGACAACCTCGAAGAGATCGGCCCGGTCTGCAAGCAGTATCCAAACCTCTGGCTGCACGTCGACGGCGCATACGCGGGAAGCTCTTTCATCTGTCCGGAGCTCCGTCATCTGATGGCGGGCATCGATCACGCCGACTCGTTCAACACGAACACGAACAAGTGGCTTCTGGTTAACTTTGACTGCTCGTGCCTGTGGGTGAAGGATCGAGTTAAGCTTACCTCTGCGCTGGTCGTCGACCCGCTTTACCTGCAGCATGCCAATTCCGGGGAGTCGATAGACTATCGACACTGGGGTGTCCCGCTGAGCAGGAGGTTCCGCGCGTTGAAGTTGTGGTTCGTCATAAGGAGCTACGGGATCAGCGGCCTCCAGAACTACATCAGGAACCACATCAAGCTGGCCAAGCGGTTCGAGGCTTTGATGCGGAAGGATACGAGGTTCGACGTGGTCAACGACGTCCGCGTAGGGCTCGTCTGCTTCAGGTTGAAGGGGAGTGACACCTTGAACCAGGAACTGCTGGCCAACATAAACGCCTCCGGGAAACTCCACATGATACCGTCCAGGGTGAAGGAGCAGTACATCATCCGATTCTGCGTTGTTCGGGAGCACGCCACGGAGGAGGACATCGACTACGCGTTTGACGTAATTGAGGAACACTCGACCGAGGTTCTTCTTGCCCACTTCGAAAAACCCCAGACACCGGAAATTATCGTCAAGAGCCCAAAGACCCCGCCGCCACTGTCGAAGCGGCTCAGTAGGCGTTTGAGCTTCACCAGAAGCGTTTCGAGGGATACATACAGGCGGTCCTTGTCCAGGTCGAGCCTCCACGACGGGGCCACGCCCATCATGGTCGTTGACGATGATCCTGAGGGAGATATTATTGAGGAAGACGTGTTCTGCAACAGCCGGTAG
- the LOC107221193 gene encoding ribonuclease P protein subunit p25-like protein isoform X2, whose amino-acid sequence MARKSRSKKKLLLQKSGDVVKTPIPIPNLPEKFLWMHVNSGTKIKNVLSYALKEIPGYNCIVWSGAGQGIGKVITCAEICKRNHPSLHQITKLRYVKSKKAAVVEKSKGNMADLGVPELHILLSKDPLDSRELGHQSSIDEPGMFSSRRSDPKTSGENDQQDSDTVVIDGIRELQPSTSKLSSVATEEFAAMGLRTAQKRTRKGQRASETSSGSKSRKKGKA is encoded by the exons aTGGCGAGAAAATCGAGGTCAAAAAAGAAGCTCCTCCTCCAAAAATCAGGGGACGTCGTTAAAACTCCGATACCGATACCAAATTTACCGGAGAAATTTTTGTGGATGCAC GTGAACAGCGgtaccaaaataaaaaacgtacTAAGCTACGCTCTGAAGGAAATACCCGGTTACAATTGTATCGTCTGGTCAGGTGCGGGTCAAGGGATAGGTAAGGTGATTACCTGCGCCGAaatttgcaagagaaatcatCCAAGTCTTCATCAAATCACGAAGCTTCGTTATGTCAA ATCGAAAAAGGCTGCAGTGGTAGAAAAAAGCAAAGGTAACATGGCTGATCTCGGTGTTCCAGAGCTACATATTTTGCTGTCGAAGGATCCTCTCGATTCCCGGGAGcttgg TCATCAGTCGTCGATCGACGAACCAGGAATGTTTTCGTCGCGTCGTTCGGACCCAAAAACTTCCGGTGAAAATGATCAGCAAGATTCTGATACCGTCGTTATTGACGGTATAAGGGAGCTACAACCGTCGACGAGCAAGTTATCGAGCGTAGCTACAGAGGAATTTGCAGCTATGGGTTTGCGAACCGCGCAGAAGAGAACCCGTAAAGGACAACGGGCGAGTGAAACGTCGTCGGGTAGCAAGAGTAGAAAGAAGGGAAAAGCATGA
- the LOC107221190 gene encoding aromatic-L-amino-acid decarboxylase isoform X2, translating into MDVEEFRIRGKEMVDYIAEFVSTIHGRRVTPDVGPGYLRPMLPAEAPREPESWEDIMRDVESKIMPGITHWQHPRFHAYFPAGNSFPSILGDMLSDAIGCIGFSWAASPACTELETIVCDWFGKAIGLPNDFLYFSEGSRGGGVIQGSASECVLVCMLAARAQAITRLKESQAHAHLDEASLLGKLMAYCSRESHSCVEKDAMICFVKLRILEPDERSILRGDTVRQAIEADVAEGYVPFFVSTTLGTTACCSFDNLKEIGPVCKKWPGIWLHVDAAYAGNSFICPELKQYMAGIEHADSFNTNPNKFLLTNFDCSCLWVRNRFKLTGALVVDPLYLQHTHADTAIDYRHWSIPLSRRFRSLKLWCVFRSYGISGLQAYIRGHISLAKRFESLVKKDSRFEVCNDVVLGLVCFRAKGTDKLNQKLLSVINDSGKIHMIPARVNQRYTIRFALAAPNATESDVDYAWSIITDFASELLESKDVMDELADIREKKRKATLEQRRSFFVRMVSDPAIQPGFTKTPNQSNAKLGTQATICGTEANSAPPTVHSWISWPLAYLLQSRDSNSDTGELSLRFRHLDTMVRLKANSGNSSRRGSSTGCSPEPSPSASPSRGRSPNGCS; encoded by the exons ATGGACGTCGAAGAGTTTCGCATACGGGGCAAGGAGATGGTCGATTACATCGCTGAATTCGTCAGCACCATCCACGGGAGGCGTGTCACTCCAGATGTAGGTCCCGGATACTTGCGGCCGATGCTTCCGGCCGAAGCTCCCCGCGAGCCCGAGTCCTGGGAGGACATAATGCGGGACGTAGAGTCGAAGATAATGCCGGGT ATCACTCACTGGCAGCATCCGAGATTTCACGCCTATTTTCCGGCCGGGAATTCCTTCCCTTCGATCCTCGGAGATATGCTTTCGGACGCTATTGGCTGCATTGGATTTTCGTGG GCCGCCAGTCCCGCCTGCACCGAGCTGGAGACGATAGTCTGCGATTGGTTTG GCAAGGCCATCGGACTTCCAAACGACTTCCTGTACTTCAGCGAAGGCAGCAGAGGGGGTGGCGTGATTCAG GGATCAGCCTCCGAGTGTGTTTTGGTTTGTATGCTGGCTGCGAGAGCCCAGGCGATAACCAGGCTCAAGGAATCACAGGCCCATGCCCACCTCGACGAAGCGAGCCTCTTGGGGAAGCTGATGGCCTACTGCAGTCGGGAGAGTCACAGCTGCGTCGAGAAGGACGCGATGATCTGCTTCGTCAAGCTCCGGATCCTCGAGCCAGACGAGCGGAGCATTTTGAGGGGAGACACCGTGCGTCAG GCAATCGAGGCCGACGTGGCTGAGGGTTACGTTCCATTTTTTGTGTCCACCACTCTCGGAACGACAGCTTGTTGCTCATTCGACAACCTCAAAGAGATCGGCCCAGTGTGCAAAAAATGGCCCGGT ATTTGGCTACACGTGGACGCCGCTTATGCCGGGAACTCGTTCATCTGCCCGGAGCTGAAGCAGTACATGGCTGGGATAGAGCACGCCGATTCGTTCAACACAAATCCGAACAAGTTCCTCCTGACAAACTTCGATTGCTCGTGTCTCTGGGTGCGGAATCGGTTCAAGTTGACCGGCGCCTTGGTTGTCGACCCTCTTTACCTCCAGCATACTCACGCCGATACCGCGATCGACTACAG GCACTGGAGTATCCCTCTGAGCAGGCGATTTCGCTCCCTAAAATTGTGGTGCGTGTTCAGAAGCTACGGAATATCCGGACTCCAGGCGTACATTCGGGGTCACATTAGTCTGGCGAAGAGGTTCGAGTCGCTTGTGAAGAAGGACTCGAGGTTCGAAGTCTGTAACGACGTCGTG CTCGGACTGGTTTGCTTCCGGGCGAAAGGCACGGACAAACTGAATCAGAAGCTTCTGAGCGTGATCAACGATTCGGGAAAAATTCACATGATTCCAGCCCGAGTCAATCAGCGATACACGATACGATTCGCCCTGGCAGCACCAAACGCTACTGAATCGGACGTCG ATTACGCCTGGAGCATTATCACGGACTTTGCATCGGAACTCCTCGAGTCCAAG GACGTGATGGACGAGCTCGCCGACATTCgggagaagaagaggaaggcCACTCTGGAGCAGCGGAGGTCATTCTTCGTCCGAATGGTCTCTGATCCGGCGATCCAGCCGGGCTTCACGAAGACCCCGAATCAGTCGAACGCGAAGCTCGGAACCCAGGCGACGATCTGCGGAACGGAGGCCAACAGCGCGCCCCCGACAGT GCACTCCTGGATATCTTGGCCGTTGGCCTACCTCCTCCAGTCACGTGACTCGAATTCGGACACCGGGGAACTCTCGCTGAG GTTTCGACACTTGGACACGATGGTTCGACTCAAGGCGAACAGCGGCAACAGCAGCCGTCGGGGAAGCAGCACCGGGTGCAGCCCCGAACCCTCGCCTTCGGCTTCTCCGTCCAGAGGCCGAAGTCCGAACGGATGTTCGTAA
- the LOC107221182 gene encoding MOB kinase activator-like 4 translates to MKMADGSLLRRNRPGTKAKDFCRWPDEPFEEMDSTLAVQQYIQQIIRREPSNIELILGMPDGQDEGVWKYEHLRQFCMELNGLAVRLQGECNPETCTQMTATEQWIFLCAAHKTPKECPAIDYTRHTLDGAACLLNSNKYFPSRVSIKESSVAKLGSVCRRVYRIFSHAYFHHQSIFDEFENETFLCRRFTAFVIKYNLMSKDNLIVPILEDGAPTESEA, encoded by the exons ATGAAGATGGCGGACGGATCTTTGTTAAGAAGAAATAGGCCCGGAACAAAGGCAaag GATTTTTGCCGCTGGCCAGATGAGCCGTTTGAGGAAATGGACAGCACACTTGCAGTGCAACAGTACATACAACAGATAATAAGACGAGAGCCTTCGAACATTGAGCTCATTCTTGGTATGCCTGATGGTCAGGACGAGGGAGTTTGGAAATACGAACACCTGAGGCAGTTCTGCATGGAATTGAACGGATTAGCAGTGAGACTCCAAGGGGAGTGTAACCCCGAGACTTGCACTCAGATGACTGCCACTGAACAGTGGATATTTTTATGCGCCGCTCACAAAACGCCAAAGGAATGTCCAGCGATCGATTACACTCGGCATACTTTGGATGGTGCCGCTTGCCTACTCAACAGCAATAAATACTTCCCAAGCAG AGTCAGCATCAAAGAGTCATCTGTCGCAAAACTTGGCTCTGTATGTCGTCGAGTTTACAGGATCTTCTCACACGCCTATTTTCACCATCAGTCAATATTTGACGAGttcgaaaatgagacattCCTTTGTCGCAG GTTTACAGCGtttgttataaaatataatctgaTGTCTAAGGACAATCTCATAGTACCAATATTGGAGGACGGCGCACCAACGGAAAGCGAGGCATAA